A DNA window from Nitrospira sp. contains the following coding sequences:
- a CDS encoding 50S ribosomal protein L33 (MaGe:77309856), protein MREVIDLACTICKQRNYSTNKNKKNDPDRLERNKFCKFCRKHNAHKEVK, encoded by the coding sequence ATGCGTGAGGTCATCGATTTAGCGTGCACCATTTGCAAGCAGCGGAACTATTCGACCAACAAGAATAAGAAAAACGATCCTGACCGGTTGGAGCGGAATAAGTTCTGCAAGTTCTGTCGGAAGCATAATGCCCATAAGGAAGTGAAGTAA
- a CDS encoding Flagellar motor rotation protein MotB (MaGe:77309863), which yields MHHPARLRKLSLRTASLIMLCAIAPAGCVTKETHTKTLTELDAARKASAQQAAELDALKKQSQTQTDQLNQQLASLQQNLDQESAQRKTAEEAAAALAKEREALEARSGELQRKLDGIEQDKTRLGSELGDVRGQIDALQKKLAEEAAQVNALEQDKQQLTSGTASARGEIAALQKRAAELEANTARIAQERERLQQEQSQMAATLEQERQRLKAEEAEKSRLAKEREQLQQDRSQLTANLEQERQRLKAEEIENARLAKDREHLQHAQTQLTASLEQERQRLKAQEAEKARLEQERAAKEAEIARLTRTQEELSQSLQDEISKGNITIQQVRDQLTINMVDRVLFDSGQAQVKPAGVKVLKQVGDVLNKISDKQIRIEGHTDNVPISIKLQDKFKTNWELSTARATNVVRYLIDQGGVDRQHMSAVGYAETRPVAPNETEQGRSANRRIEIVLHPKDLSKIAGQLDSAGPDGK from the coding sequence ATGCATCACCCTGCACGGCTTCGGAAGCTATCGCTTCGCACCGCATCCCTCATTATGCTCTGCGCAATTGCGCCGGCCGGATGTGTCACCAAAGAAACCCACACCAAAACATTGACGGAGTTGGACGCGGCCAGAAAAGCCTCGGCTCAACAGGCCGCCGAGCTCGACGCGCTGAAAAAACAGTCTCAGACACAGACGGATCAACTCAACCAGCAATTGGCTAGCCTACAACAGAATCTCGATCAGGAATCGGCCCAGAGAAAGACCGCTGAAGAGGCAGCGGCAGCTCTAGCCAAAGAGCGCGAAGCGCTGGAAGCGCGATCCGGCGAACTGCAGCGCAAACTTGACGGCATTGAGCAAGACAAAACCAGGCTCGGCAGTGAGCTGGGAGACGTCCGTGGGCAAATCGACGCCCTTCAAAAAAAACTGGCGGAAGAAGCCGCACAGGTGAATGCGCTGGAACAAGACAAGCAGCAACTGACCAGCGGGACCGCCTCCGCTCGCGGGGAAATCGCCGCGCTCCAGAAACGCGCGGCTGAACTCGAAGCCAACACCGCACGCATCGCACAAGAACGCGAGCGGTTGCAGCAGGAGCAATCTCAGATGGCGGCCACGCTAGAACAGGAGCGCCAGCGATTGAAGGCCGAGGAAGCCGAAAAATCCAGACTGGCTAAGGAACGCGAGCAACTGCAACAGGACCGCTCTCAGCTGACCGCCAATCTGGAGCAAGAACGGCAGCGATTGAAAGCCGAGGAAATTGAGAACGCCAGGCTGGCCAAAGACCGCGAACACCTACAGCACGCGCAGACGCAACTGACCGCCAGTCTGGAACAGGAACGGCAACGACTGAAAGCTCAAGAAGCCGAGAAGGCCCGGCTGGAACAGGAGCGGGCCGCCAAGGAAGCGGAGATTGCGCGGCTGACCCGCACGCAGGAGGAACTGTCCCAATCGCTTCAGGACGAAATTTCGAAAGGCAACATCACGATTCAACAAGTCCGCGACCAGCTGACCATCAACATGGTCGACCGAGTGCTCTTCGATTCGGGACAAGCGCAAGTCAAACCGGCTGGAGTCAAAGTGCTGAAGCAAGTTGGCGATGTCTTGAACAAGATCTCGGACAAACAGATCCGCATCGAAGGACATACGGACAACGTGCCAATCAGCATCAAGCTGCAGGATAAATTCAAAACCAATTGGGAACTCTCGACGGCACGCGCGACCAATGTGGTGCGCTATCTGATCGACCAAGGCGGCGTGGACCGGCAGCATATGTCCGCCGTCGGCTATGCCGAAACCAGACCCGTCGCCCCCAATGAAACCGAGCAGGGCCGCAGCGCCAATCGGCGGATAGAAATCGTGCTCCATCCGAAAGATCTCTCCAAAATCGCCGGCCAGTTGGACTCTGCCGGTCCGGACGGGAAATAA
- the rplJ, rplL gene encoding 50S ribosomal protein L7/L12,50S ribosomal protein L10 (MaGe:77309851), whose protein sequence is MKKDLKAPAVAELAEMFGRARIAIVTESVGLPVNQVTELRKQLRGVKAEYRIMKNTLAIRASEGTGLAGLKAHLKGPTGLVIGYDDPVLPAKILRDWIGAEKRDEKIKVTAGVLEGKLVQAADLAAIAKLPKKEVLIAMLLSAMQGPIRGVVYTLSAVLSKFVRVVAAIQDKKKGEGDMSATTTKISQEELIKAIEGMSVLDLAELVKGLETRFGVTAAAPVAMAAAPAAGGAAAAAEEKTSFDVILVSAPADKKIQVIKVVRELTSLGLKEAKDLVEGAPKPVKTGATKEESDTMKKKLEESGAKIEIK, encoded by the coding sequence ATGAAGAAAGATCTGAAAGCACCAGCGGTTGCCGAGCTTGCCGAGATGTTCGGCCGTGCGCGCATCGCGATCGTGACCGAATCCGTCGGTCTTCCGGTGAATCAAGTCACCGAGCTGCGCAAGCAATTGCGCGGGGTGAAGGCCGAGTATCGAATCATGAAGAACACGCTTGCGATTCGGGCTTCAGAAGGGACTGGCTTGGCCGGTCTCAAAGCTCATCTGAAGGGGCCGACGGGGTTGGTGATCGGGTACGACGATCCGGTCTTGCCCGCCAAGATTTTGCGCGATTGGATCGGAGCGGAGAAACGCGACGAGAAGATCAAGGTCACGGCCGGCGTGTTGGAAGGGAAGCTTGTGCAGGCGGCGGACCTCGCGGCCATTGCCAAGCTGCCCAAGAAGGAAGTGCTCATTGCGATGCTGCTGTCGGCCATGCAGGGACCGATACGCGGCGTGGTCTATACACTGAGCGCAGTGTTGTCGAAATTTGTGCGAGTTGTTGCAGCCATTCAAGACAAAAAGAAAGGGGAGGGAGACATGTCAGCTACCACTACAAAAATTTCGCAGGAAGAATTGATCAAGGCCATCGAGGGCATGAGCGTGCTCGACTTGGCGGAGTTGGTGAAGGGCTTGGAAACTCGTTTTGGCGTCACCGCCGCAGCGCCTGTCGCCATGGCGGCCGCTCCGGCTGCCGGTGGAGCCGCTGCCGCCGCCGAAGAGAAGACCTCGTTCGACGTGATCCTCGTGTCGGCCCCTGCCGACAAGAAGATCCAGGTCATCAAGGTGGTGCGTGAATTGACGAGCCTCGGCCTGAAGGAAGCGAAGGATCTCGTGGAAGGCGCACCGAAGCCCGTGAAGACCGGCGCGACCAAGGAAGAGTCCGACACGATGAAGAAGAAGCTCGAAGAGAGCGGCGCCAAGATCGAAATTAAGTAG
- a CDS encoding 23S rRNA pseudouridine synthase (Evidence 2a : Function from experimental evidences in other organisms; PubMedId 11720289; Product type e : enzyme; MaGe:77309860), whose amino-acid sequence MTFSATSSFRSHTIAFHKPCGVLPCFTDPDGRPTLADYIELPGVYAAGRLDMDSEGLLLLTSDGTLSHRITDPQHKLPKVYWVQVERIPDESALRQLRQGVVLNGTKTRPAEVRVLDESPALPERSVPIRFRKTVPTCWIELTICEGMNRQVRRMTAAVGHPALRLVRVAIGPIALGNLAPGVWRELTADEAQSIQGSGMDAGRKPRRPDSLRPFRRSAE is encoded by the coding sequence ATGACATTCTCTGCAACCTCTTCGTTCCGCTCGCATACCATCGCGTTCCACAAACCATGCGGAGTGCTGCCGTGCTTTACCGATCCGGACGGAAGGCCGACGCTTGCTGACTATATCGAGTTGCCCGGTGTCTACGCGGCTGGCCGGCTGGATATGGATAGTGAAGGGCTGCTGCTGCTGACGTCTGACGGTACGCTTTCTCACCGCATCACTGACCCGCAACACAAGCTTCCGAAAGTCTACTGGGTTCAAGTGGAACGCATTCCCGATGAGTCGGCGCTCCGGCAATTGCGCCAAGGTGTGGTGTTGAACGGAACCAAGACGAGGCCGGCGGAGGTGCGTGTGCTGGATGAATCGCCGGCGCTGCCGGAACGTTCGGTGCCTATTCGCTTCAGGAAAACCGTACCGACTTGCTGGATCGAGCTGACGATTTGCGAAGGGATGAATCGTCAGGTTCGCCGTATGACGGCGGCCGTCGGGCATCCGGCGCTGCGGTTAGTCCGCGTGGCGATTGGTCCTATTGCATTGGGAAATCTTGCGCCCGGCGTCTGGCGTGAATTGACTGCGGATGAAGCGCAGTCAATTCAGGGCAGTGGAATGGATGCGGGGCGCAAGCCGCGGCGGCCGGATTCGCTCAGGCCTTTCCGTCGCTCTGCGGAATAG
- a CDS encoding conserved exported protein of unknown function (Evidence 4 : Unknown function but conserved in other organisms; MaGe:77309862), with product MIRFARFIALAAFLAFGLGTTVSFANEPAPVEQKDKKDMNGSKAEDDGKQKDEKKEMGK from the coding sequence ATGATTCGCTTTGCTCGTTTCATCGCACTGGCAGCATTCTTAGCATTCGGTCTCGGCACGACCGTCTCCTTCGCAAACGAACCGGCACCGGTCGAACAGAAAGACAAGAAGGATATGAATGGCTCCAAAGCCGAGGACGACGGCAAGCAAAAAGATGAGAAAAAGGAGATGGGCAAGTAA
- a CDS encoding Oxidoreductase (MaGe:77309858) has translation MLRRTILKALGLAATAGITGGCDAAGSVFGRMFAIPPRETTYFTPNSKFYVVNYADSAVSVSREVNIEQWKVHVKGAVKMPLSLGWRDILNRDSYDQVSTLMCIDTLPGGDSLGTATWRGISLKKLLQDAGADEETARDVIFRGIDGYDDSIPFTRAMQDDTMLAFLMNGEKLPKEHGFPIRLIVPGLYGIKNVKWITEIEVYPGDYLGYWQRKGWTDDATIKIFSRIDSPGHYQTLRGAVQKFRGIAFGGPNSIGKVELSFDAGRTWNECEIEPPMSPYSWVIWNYTWIAPKHGKFQTVVRATDTKGQLQIAEIIRPQPAGASGLHTIISEIAEI, from the coding sequence ATGCTGCGACGAACGATTTTAAAAGCTCTCGGACTCGCCGCGACGGCCGGAATAACCGGCGGCTGCGACGCCGCCGGTTCAGTTTTTGGACGCATGTTTGCGATTCCGCCACGCGAGACCACCTATTTCACGCCAAATTCAAAATTTTACGTGGTCAACTACGCGGATTCCGCCGTTTCCGTCTCGCGCGAAGTGAATATCGAGCAATGGAAAGTCCACGTGAAAGGCGCTGTGAAAATGCCGCTTTCACTGGGCTGGCGCGACATTTTGAATCGCGACTCCTACGATCAAGTCTCCACGCTCATGTGCATCGACACCCTCCCCGGCGGCGACAGCCTCGGCACCGCCACTTGGCGAGGCATTTCATTAAAAAAACTCCTCCAAGACGCCGGCGCAGACGAAGAAACCGCACGAGACGTGATTTTTCGCGGGATCGACGGCTATGACGACAGCATTCCGTTCACGCGCGCAATGCAAGACGACACAATGCTGGCGTTTCTGATGAACGGCGAAAAACTCCCCAAGGAGCATGGCTTCCCCATCCGCCTGATCGTGCCAGGCCTCTACGGCATCAAGAACGTCAAATGGATTACCGAGATCGAAGTTTATCCGGGAGATTACCTAGGATACTGGCAACGTAAAGGCTGGACCGACGACGCGACCATCAAGATATTTTCTCGCATCGACTCCCCCGGCCACTACCAAACCTTGCGCGGCGCCGTACAGAAATTTCGCGGAATCGCATTCGGCGGCCCCAACTCCATCGGCAAAGTCGAACTGAGTTTCGACGCCGGCCGCACCTGGAACGAATGCGAGATTGAACCGCCGATGTCGCCCTACTCCTGGGTCATCTGGAACTACACCTGGATCGCGCCGAAGCATGGGAAGTTTCAAACCGTCGTGCGGGCGACCGATACAAAAGGGCAGCTGCAAATCGCCGAAATCATCCGGCCGCAACCAGCCGGCGCAAGTGGATTGCATACGATTATTTCCGAAATCGCCGAAATCTAA
- a CDS encoding hypothetical protein (Evidence 4 : Unknown function but conserved in other organisms; MaGe:77309861) — protein MLGCASHVVVPEALEAQLDKDVTFAQVLAAPDSFVGKRIVLGGEVLKSKRTDAGLLLEVLQLPVNADYEPALARTESQGRFLALAQEMLDPATIREGTAVTLVGEVTGARMDRLDEVEYRYPTVSVKHLYVWPSGYSAEPRSGFSIGVFGGMGVGGGGRIGGGFGRGY, from the coding sequence ATGCTCGGGTGCGCATCGCATGTTGTTGTGCCTGAGGCACTTGAAGCTCAATTGGACAAGGATGTGACGTTCGCGCAGGTGCTGGCTGCGCCGGATTCTTTTGTTGGTAAACGGATTGTTCTCGGTGGTGAGGTGTTGAAGTCAAAGCGGACCGACGCCGGGTTGCTGTTAGAGGTGTTGCAGCTTCCCGTGAACGCCGATTATGAACCGGCGCTTGCCAGGACGGAGTCGCAAGGCCGTTTTCTGGCGCTTGCGCAAGAGATGCTTGATCCGGCGACGATCCGAGAGGGGACAGCGGTTACGCTGGTCGGCGAGGTGACGGGAGCCCGCATGGACCGCCTTGATGAGGTGGAGTATCGGTATCCGACGGTTAGCGTCAAGCATCTGTATGTGTGGCCGTCCGGCTACAGCGCGGAGCCGCGATCGGGATTCTCTATTGGCGTATTTGGCGGCATGGGCGTGGGAGGTGGCGGCCGAATCGGTGGAGGGTTTGGCCGTGGCTATTGA
- a CDS encoding Alpha/beta hydrolase (MaGe:77309859) → MTRRFITCSALILGLTGCDLHSPAHQQDRLTSLGSAQTHATTTRVNGEITRRSVTVDGVSLSVLEAGTGAPVIFVHGVVTTSNIFPKYLSAYSPDFRGIAVDLRGYGDSQKPESGFTIQQFSKDLIALADKLDIEKPIWVGVSMGGMILQQLALDYPHRVRALVLVSTTDNAMVLDNDLPTIGNPRDFREVSKNIIVESFPQETPSTLYQPLLDRIPSWNGTVLREALTSMAHANVHGRINKITAPTLIMVGAKDTVATPLIAREIQTQIAGAQLVEFNTGHFMMAEDPERFQNVLGEFLQSLKK, encoded by the coding sequence ATGACAAGACGTTTCATAACATGTTCCGCCCTCATCCTCGGCCTCACAGGCTGCGACCTCCATTCGCCCGCGCACCAGCAAGACCGACTGACATCTCTGGGATCGGCCCAGACTCATGCAACGACCACGCGCGTGAACGGAGAAATCACCAGACGATCAGTGACCGTCGACGGCGTCTCGCTCAGTGTGCTGGAAGCCGGCACCGGCGCTCCAGTTATCTTCGTCCATGGCGTCGTCACTACCAGCAATATTTTCCCGAAATATCTGAGCGCCTACTCACCAGACTTCCGTGGAATTGCCGTCGATCTCCGAGGATACGGCGACTCGCAAAAACCGGAGAGCGGATTCACGATCCAGCAGTTTTCTAAAGATCTCATCGCGCTGGCGGATAAACTGGACATCGAGAAACCGATCTGGGTCGGCGTTTCCATGGGTGGCATGATCCTGCAACAACTGGCTCTAGATTATCCCCATCGCGTGCGGGCGCTCGTGCTCGTCTCGACAACAGACAACGCCATGGTGCTCGACAACGATCTGCCGACCATCGGCAACCCACGCGATTTTCGCGAGGTATCCAAGAACATCATCGTCGAGAGCTTCCCGCAAGAAACGCCCTCTACGCTCTATCAGCCATTATTGGACCGTATTCCCAGCTGGAACGGCACAGTACTGCGCGAAGCGCTGACCAGCATGGCCCACGCCAACGTACATGGACGGATCAACAAGATCACCGCCCCGACACTCATCATGGTCGGAGCCAAAGACACCGTAGCGACGCCACTGATCGCGCGAGAGATCCAAACTCAGATCGCCGGCGCGCAACTGGTGGAGTTCAACACCGGCCATTTCATGATGGCGGAAGATCCCGAACGGTTTCAGAATGTGCTGGGGGAATTTCTACAGAGCCTGAAGAAGTAA
- a CDS encoding Preprotein translocase subunit SecE ((TC 3.A.5.1.1); MaGe:77309855), translating into MLNDVRGEAEASMFKRMFESVKLFLSEVRAELKKVSFPTRAETIGSTTVVIVFCVLMSLYLSVIDSFLVWLVGKII; encoded by the coding sequence GTGCTGAACGATGTGCGTGGAGAGGCGGAGGCGTCGATGTTTAAGCGGATGTTCGAATCTGTAAAGCTGTTTCTCTCGGAAGTTCGCGCGGAATTGAAGAAGGTATCATTTCCGACCAGAGCTGAAACGATCGGTTCAACGACGGTCGTGATCGTGTTTTGTGTGTTGATGTCGCTCTATTTGTCGGTGATCGACTCGTTCCTGGTGTGGTTGGTCGGCAAGATTATTTGA